In Desulfobacterales bacterium, a single genomic region encodes these proteins:
- a CDS encoding KH domain-containing protein — MKELIKYIAQALVDNPDQVRVEEVEGNQTSVLELKVAKEDLGKVIGKQGRTARAMRTILSAASAKVKKRTVLEIIE; from the coding sequence ATGAAAGAGCTGATTAAGTACATTGCCCAGGCACTGGTTGACAATCCGGACCAGGTTCGGGTTGAAGAGGTGGAAGGAAACCAGACCTCTGTGCTTGAACTAAAGGTGGCCAAAGAGGATCTGGGGAAGGTTATCGGGAAGCAGGGACGAACCGCCCGTGCGATGCGAACGATCTTAAGCGCAGCATCCGCCAAGGTAAAGAAAAGAACGGTTTTAGAGATTATCGAATAG
- the rimM gene encoding ribosome maturation factor RimM (Essential for efficient processing of 16S rRNA), whose product MAKSDIVPIGKIVGVHGMAGNVKIYSYVASLSVFSPGTLLLARHDKGGGKTYSVKWAKPHAKTALLSLEGIENRTQAEALVGSALYIEKKSLPELEDDDYYWFDLIGLSVFTLAGEYIGRVASIMPTGSNDVYIVTDVADGRRKETLIPALASVVVSIDLEQKTMQVDLPDGLR is encoded by the coding sequence GTGGCGAAAAGTGATATTGTCCCCATCGGAAAGATAGTCGGCGTCCATGGAATGGCCGGCAATGTCAAGATTTACTCCTACGTAGCGTCACTGTCTGTATTCAGTCCGGGAACGCTGCTCCTGGCTCGGCATGATAAAGGCGGGGGAAAAACATATTCGGTCAAATGGGCAAAGCCGCACGCCAAGACCGCCCTGTTGTCTCTGGAGGGGATTGAAAACCGAACCCAGGCTGAAGCGCTTGTGGGCAGCGCGCTTTACATTGAGAAAAAGAGCCTGCCGGAACTGGAAGACGACGACTACTACTGGTTTGACCTTATCGGGCTTTCGGTGTTTACGCTTGCCGGAGAATATATCGGCCGGGTGGCGTCCATCATGCCCACCGGCAGCAACGATGTTTACATCGTAACAGATGTTGCCGACGGGCGCCGGAAGGAAACGCTGATTCCCGCGCTTGCGTCGGTGGTTGTCTCCATCGATTTGGAGCAAAAGACCATGCAGGTGGATCTGCCCGACGGGCTGAGATGA
- the rpsP gene encoding 30S ribosomal protein S16 — translation MSVKIRLARHGAKKRPFYRIVVADTEAPRDGRYLEAVGTYNPVPNPSEVSLNGDRIKFWIEQGATPTDTVKGLLKKEGVSVKSA, via the coding sequence ATGTCGGTTAAAATACGATTGGCCAGGCACGGCGCCAAAAAAAGACCTTTTTATCGAATTGTTGTAGCGGATACGGAAGCCCCCAGAGACGGAAGATATCTGGAAGCCGTCGGCACCTACAATCCAGTGCCGAATCCGTCAGAAGTTTCACTAAACGGAGATCGCATCAAGTTCTGGATAGAACAGGGTGCGACGCCAACGGACACAGTGAAAGGCCTGCTGAAGAAAGAGGGTGTTTCCGTTAAATCGGCGTAA
- a CDS encoding response regulator, translating to MEINKETFKILILDDNEIDLDLLEDILMRLGFENIIKSTSGPEAIRLTEAHSPDLFFIDIMMPEMSGDEFRGLLKERPATRNTPVIYISGIISKEEEKAISGRFPSGDLIVAKPFTKSKIARAILESLGMAPEN from the coding sequence ATGGAAATTAATAAAGAAACCTTTAAGATTCTAATTCTCGATGACAATGAAATCGATTTGGACCTGCTTGAGGATATCTTGATGCGGTTGGGTTTTGAGAACATCATAAAATCCACAAGCGGACCGGAAGCCATCCGGTTGACCGAAGCGCATTCCCCGGATTTATTCTTTATAGACATCATGATGCCCGAAATGTCCGGCGATGAATTCAGGGGACTTTTGAAAGAAAGACCCGCTACCCGCAATACCCCTGTTATTTACATATCAGGCATTATTTCAAAGGAAGAAGAGAAGGCCATCAGCGGTCGCTTCCCCAGCGGCGATTTGATTGTTGCCAAGCCCTTCACCAAAAGCAAAATCGCCCGGGCAATACTCGAAAGCCTTGGTATGGCGCCTGAGAATTAA
- a CDS encoding aldehyde ferredoxin oxidoreductase N-terminal domain-containing protein translates to MKGFNGKIARIDLSARKVTIETPPETFYRQYLGGRGIIVHTLLKEVPAKTDPFAPENKLVFALGPISGHPFVGSGRHSVGCKSPLSGGYGESEAGGYWGAELKKAGFDALIIEGAAATPVFLWVNNGTVQIRDAGDLWGLETAAAHSALQAKLDDGRIRTAIIGPAGENRVRFSCILHDITHVAGRTGTGAVMGSKNLKAVAVKGDRPPPDRCSSRIEKNQPGHAEKFQGTIQALDGGNRPGDCQS, encoded by the coding sequence ATGAAAGGGTTTAACGGTAAAATTGCCCGAATCGATCTCTCCGCTCGTAAGGTAACGATTGAAACACCGCCGGAGACGTTCTACCGGCAGTATCTGGGCGGGCGCGGCATTATCGTCCATACCCTTTTAAAGGAAGTTCCCGCTAAAACCGATCCGTTTGCGCCTGAGAACAAACTCGTTTTCGCCCTGGGCCCCATCAGCGGTCATCCGTTTGTCGGCAGCGGCCGCCATAGTGTCGGCTGCAAGTCTCCGCTTTCGGGCGGATACGGTGAATCCGAGGCCGGCGGTTACTGGGGCGCAGAATTGAAAAAAGCCGGTTTTGACGCCCTGATTATCGAAGGCGCTGCCGCAACCCCAGTTTTCCTCTGGGTCAACAACGGCACTGTTCAAATCCGAGACGCCGGCGATCTCTGGGGTCTGGAAACGGCCGCCGCCCACAGCGCCCTTCAGGCTAAACTTGATGACGGCCGAATTCGCACCGCTATCATCGGCCCGGCCGGAGAAAACCGGGTCCGTTTCAGCTGTATTTTACATGACATCACCCATGTTGCCGGCCGGACCGGGACCGGCGCGGTCATGGGATCAAAAAACCTGAAAGCCGTCGCCGTTAAGGGCGACCGCCCCCCCCCAGACCGCTGCTCCTCAAGAATTGAAAAAAATCAACCGGGACATGCTGAAAAATTTCAAGGAACGATCCAAGCATTGGATGGTGGGAACCGGCCGGGGGATTGTCAATCATGA
- a CDS encoding aldehyde ferredoxin oxidoreductase C-terminal domain-containing protein — MLKNFKERSKHWMVGTGRGIVNHEKTGNIPIRNFKGGKFPGIEKITPQILCENYLEKMAGCYGCPIRCKRVVKLEKPYTVDPVYGGPEYETLAALGANCGIDDLAAIMKANELCNRYGIDTISTGVVISFAMDLFENKILTLHDTGGLDLTFGNATAMLEMVERIARRKGLGDLLAEGSRRAAEKIGNGAFDFAMQVKGEEIPMHEPRLKQTMGIHYSIHATGADHATGSSDTLPLDDGSAQKLHDKGFAAQLINCLGLCKFVPWNHQEVKAALASITGWEMASAELMKVVARGVTLSRVFNIREGFSAKDDMLPPRFATTPPDSPLKGIDPQKLQQAQKTYYHIMGWDEKGIPTREKLAELGINWATQYLS; from the coding sequence ATGCTGAAAAATTTCAAGGAACGATCCAAGCATTGGATGGTGGGAACCGGCCGGGGGATTGTCAATCATGAAAAAACAGGAAATATCCCCATTCGAAACTTTAAAGGCGGGAAATTTCCCGGCATTGAGAAAATTACGCCCCAGATTTTATGTGAGAACTACCTCGAAAAAATGGCCGGATGTTACGGGTGCCCCATTCGCTGTAAACGGGTGGTCAAACTTGAAAAACCTTATACGGTGGACCCCGTTTACGGGGGGCCTGAGTATGAAACCCTGGCCGCCCTGGGTGCCAATTGCGGCATCGATGATCTGGCGGCCATCATGAAAGCCAATGAGCTGTGCAATCGATACGGAATCGATACCATCTCAACCGGCGTGGTGATTTCTTTTGCCATGGATCTTTTTGAAAATAAAATTCTGACCTTGCATGACACCGGGGGGCTGGATCTGACGTTTGGCAATGCCACGGCCATGCTGGAAATGGTGGAGCGGATCGCCCGGCGCAAAGGTTTGGGAGACTTGCTGGCGGAGGGCTCCCGGCGTGCTGCTGAAAAAATCGGCAACGGCGCCTTCGATTTTGCCATGCAGGTCAAAGGTGAAGAAATTCCCATGCACGAACCGCGTTTAAAACAAACCATGGGCATTCACTACAGCATCCATGCCACCGGAGCCGACCATGCCACCGGCTCCAGCGACACCTTGCCCCTGGACGACGGCAGCGCCCAAAAACTCCATGACAAAGGATTCGCGGCGCAGCTGATCAACTGTCTGGGGCTATGTAAATTTGTCCCCTGGAACCATCAGGAAGTGAAAGCTGCACTGGCGTCCATCACAGGCTGGGAAATGGCGTCCGCCGAACTGATGAAGGTGGTGGCGCGCGGCGTCACCCTGTCCCGTGTATTCAATATTCGTGAAGGGTTCTCGGCCAAAGACGATATGCTGCCGCCAAGGTTCGCAACCACGCCCCCCGACAGCCCCCTTAAGGGGATTGATCCGCAAAAGCTGCAGCAGGCTCAAAAAACCTATTATCACATCATGGGTTGGGACGAAAAGGGCATTCCCACCCGGGAAAAACTTGCCGAGCTTGGAATCAACTGGGCAACGCAATATTTAAGTTAA
- the rlmN gene encoding 23S rRNA (adenine(2503)-C(2))-methyltransferase RlmN, translated as MIDSADKIDIKDLTPEELVLWLQTHGIAPYRAGQVLRWIYSRQADSFDVITDIKKEIQVLLSTHFSLNRLTRVKVESSADGSHKYLFKLSDNNCIESVLIPEKNHLTLCISTQVGCAQGCRFCLTARSGFVRNLTKNEIVSQVRDIMMDQDDARQLTNIVLMGMGEPLANYDNVLRAVETFTNREIGLGFASRRITISTAGLVSKLNSLGQDTGVNLAVSLNATDNRTRDMLMPINRRYPIETLLQACRNYPLTPHRRITFEYILIKGVNDTPEDAVRLADLLKPIRSKINLIPFNEYEESDFLPPPESAILRFQEILLHKNYTVLIRRSKGRDISAACGQLRVKTLTSEPCAGI; from the coding sequence ATGATTGATTCCGCTGATAAAATCGATATTAAAGACCTGACGCCGGAAGAGCTGGTTCTCTGGCTCCAAACCCATGGCATAGCGCCTTATCGTGCCGGACAGGTATTGCGATGGATATACTCGCGCCAGGCGGATTCCTTTGATGTCATAACCGATATCAAAAAGGAGATCCAGGTGCTGCTTTCAACCCATTTCAGCTTAAACCGCCTCACCAGGGTAAAAGTAGAGTCCTCCGCCGACGGTTCCCATAAATACCTGTTTAAGCTCAGCGACAACAACTGCATCGAAAGCGTTCTGATACCGGAAAAGAACCACCTCACCCTGTGCATATCCACCCAGGTGGGCTGCGCCCAGGGCTGCCGATTTTGCCTGACCGCCCGCAGCGGCTTTGTGCGGAACCTGACCAAGAACGAAATCGTGTCCCAGGTCCGCGATATCATGATGGACCAGGATGATGCCCGGCAGCTGACCAACATCGTCCTGATGGGGATGGGCGAGCCCCTGGCCAATTATGACAATGTGCTGCGGGCGGTGGAGACCTTTACCAATAGAGAAATCGGCCTCGGTTTTGCAAGCCGGCGGATCACCATCTCCACGGCCGGCCTGGTCTCCAAGCTCAACAGCCTGGGGCAGGATACCGGCGTCAATTTGGCGGTATCGTTAAATGCCACGGACAACCGGACCCGGGACATGCTCATGCCCATCAACCGAAGGTATCCCATTGAAACGCTTCTCCAGGCCTGCCGCAACTACCCCCTGACGCCCCATCGGCGTATCACTTTTGAATACATCCTGATCAAAGGGGTCAACGACACCCCGGAAGATGCCGTCCGCCTGGCGGATCTGCTCAAGCCGATTCGATCAAAAATCAACCTGATCCCGTTTAATGAGTATGAAGAGAGTGATTTCCTGCCCCCGCCGGAATCCGCCATTCTGCGGTTTCAGGAAATTCTTTTGCACAAAAATTACACGGTGCTCATCCGTCGCAGCAAGGGCCGGGACATTTCGGCCGCCTGCGGGCAGCTCCGTGTAAAAACCTTAACATCAGAACCATGCGCAGGTATTTAA
- the ffh gene encoding signal recognition particle protein, whose amino-acid sequence MFDNLSDKLNLIFKKLKGHGKLSEKNIEEGLKEVRLALLEADVHYKVVKKFIADIKERSLGREVMASLTPGQQVVKIVNDELTGLMGSRHEGLKMSGPIPVSVMLVGLQGSGKTTTAGKLAIFLRSAGRKPYLVPADVYRPAAIDQLKKLGGQLGVSVYPSRPEMNPVDICRDARVAAVKEGCDTLLLDTAGRLHIDTELMDELVRIKAALQPSDILLVADAMTGQDAVNIAGAFDTALDIDGVVLSKMDGDARGGAAISIKAVTGKPIKFIGVGEKLSALEPFHPERMSSRILGMGDVLTMIEKAQSVVDQEKAAQLDQKLRKNQFTLEDFRDQMVQIRKMGSLTDLIKMIPGMGQVKQLKNLQVDEKEFVRIEAIINSMTPAERRQHTMINGSRRKRIALGSGTAVQDINKLLKNYTQVLKMMKKINKGGMRGLGRGMLPF is encoded by the coding sequence ATGTTTGATAATCTCAGCGACAAGCTGAATTTAATATTTAAAAAACTCAAAGGGCATGGTAAGCTGTCCGAAAAAAATATCGAGGAGGGCTTAAAGGAAGTTAGGTTAGCCCTTCTTGAGGCGGATGTCCACTATAAAGTTGTAAAAAAATTTATTGCCGATATCAAAGAGCGGTCCCTGGGCCGGGAGGTCATGGCAAGCCTGACCCCCGGGCAGCAGGTCGTCAAGATCGTCAATGATGAGCTGACCGGATTGATGGGCAGCCGGCATGAAGGACTGAAGATGTCGGGGCCCATACCCGTTTCGGTGATGCTGGTGGGGCTGCAGGGGTCCGGCAAGACCACAACGGCAGGCAAGCTTGCGATTTTTTTAAGAAGCGCCGGTAGAAAACCTTACCTGGTGCCGGCCGATGTGTATCGTCCGGCGGCAATTGATCAGCTTAAAAAACTGGGCGGACAGCTGGGGGTATCCGTGTATCCCTCGCGCCCGGAGATGAATCCGGTGGACATCTGCCGGGACGCCAGGGTGGCGGCTGTCAAAGAAGGATGTGACACCCTGCTGCTGGATACGGCCGGGCGTCTGCACATTGACACGGAGCTGATGGACGAGCTGGTGCGGATCAAGGCGGCGCTGCAGCCGTCCGATATCCTCCTGGTGGCCGATGCCATGACCGGCCAGGATGCCGTCAATATCGCCGGCGCTTTTGATACGGCCCTCGATATCGACGGCGTTGTTCTCAGCAAGATGGACGGCGACGCCCGGGGCGGCGCAGCCATTTCCATCAAGGCGGTCACCGGCAAGCCGATTAAATTCATCGGTGTCGGCGAAAAGCTAAGCGCGCTGGAACCGTTTCATCCGGAACGGATGTCTTCGCGGATACTGGGCATGGGCGACGTCCTGACCATGATTGAGAAAGCCCAGTCCGTGGTGGACCAGGAAAAAGCGGCGCAGCTTGATCAGAAGCTGCGGAAAAATCAGTTTACTTTGGAAGATTTTCGTGATCAGATGGTTCAGATCCGAAAAATGGGTTCTTTAACGGATCTGATCAAGATGATTCCCGGAATGGGGCAAGTAAAACAGCTTAAAAATTTACAGGTGGACGAAAAGGAATTTGTTCGAATCGAAGCCATTATCAACTCCATGACCCCGGCGGAACGGCGTCAGCACACCATGATAAATGGAAGCCGGCGCAAACGGATTGCCCTGGGGAGCGGAACGGCTGTTCAGGATATCAACAAGTTGCTTAAGAACTATACCCAGGTTTTGAAGATGATGAAAAAAATTAACAAGGGCGGCATGCGCGGCCTCGGCCGGGGAATGCTGCCGTTTTAG